Proteins encoded within one genomic window of Candidatus Brevundimonas colombiensis:
- a CDS encoding DsbE family thiol:disulfide interchange protein: protein MSRWLALLPLAVLAALAALFIGWSLKRDPAFKPDALVGQTLPETVLPLLSGDQAGPGHLDLKTAGVGRPMLVNVFASWCAPCRIEHPKLLALKARGIAVVGVAYKDEPVAARAFLDEMGDPYAMVLVDREGRAGLDLGISGVPETFAVDALGRITAKQSGPLLDDADIERLVASMQAPARPAPTRR, encoded by the coding sequence GTGAGTCGCTGGCTGGCCCTTCTGCCTCTGGCGGTCCTGGCGGCGCTGGCCGCCCTGTTCATCGGCTGGTCGCTGAAGCGCGACCCCGCCTTCAAGCCCGACGCCCTGGTCGGCCAGACCCTCCCCGAGACCGTCCTGCCCCTGCTGTCGGGCGATCAGGCAGGGCCGGGACATCTGGACCTCAAGACCGCCGGCGTGGGCAGGCCGATGCTGGTCAACGTCTTCGCCTCCTGGTGCGCGCCCTGCCGGATCGAACACCCCAAACTGCTGGCGTTGAAGGCGCGCGGGATCGCCGTCGTCGGCGTCGCCTACAAGGACGAACCGGTCGCCGCGCGCGCCTTCCTGGACGAGATGGGCGATCCCTATGCGATGGTTCTGGTGGACCGGGAGGGCCGGGCGGGCCTGGACCTGGGTATTTCGGGCGTGCCCGAGACCTTCGCCGTCGACGCCCTGGGGCGGATCACCGCCAAACAGTCCGGCCCCCTGCTGGACGACGCCGACATCGAGCGTCTGGTCGCCTCGATGCAGGCCCCGGCCCGTCCCGCGCCGACCCGGCGATGA
- the ccmD gene encoding heme exporter protein CcmD, with translation MLDLDMTPYAAFVWPAWGISALVLAALTVRAFAAARKWKRELARLEAADNKTDGPQAARSAIGPKENGLRP, from the coding sequence ATGCTCGATCTCGACATGACCCCCTACGCCGCCTTCGTCTGGCCCGCCTGGGGGATCAGCGCCCTGGTCCTGGCCGCCCTGACCGTCCGCGCCTTCGCCGCCGCCCGCAAATGGAAGCGCGAACTGGCCAGACTGGAAGCGGCCGACAACAAGACCGATGGCCCTCAAGCAGCGCGAAGCGCGATAGGGCCAAAAGAAAACGGGCTTCGCCCGTGA
- a CDS encoding heme ABC transporter permease, with the protein MFGLSNPQRFMAFTGPLTPVLWGLAAVLLCVGVWLSFSVPADYQQGDTVRIMFVHVPAATWGLGAYAALGVSSFFALVFRHALADAAARAAALPGAAFTGLALITGSLWGQPMWGTWWVWDARLTSVLVLFLFYLGYMALRASIDDEQKAGRAAAVLGLVGLINLPIVKFSVDWWNTLHQPASFLTPGSSGLDPVYLPPFLTMLAAYGTLFLALWLTAIRTEIRRRRVMTLRARLAQEA; encoded by the coding sequence ATGTTCGGCCTGTCCAATCCGCAGCGCTTCATGGCCTTCACCGGCCCGTTGACGCCCGTCCTGTGGGGGCTCGCCGCCGTTCTGCTGTGTGTCGGCGTCTGGCTCAGCTTCTCCGTCCCGGCCGATTACCAGCAGGGCGACACGGTGCGGATCATGTTCGTCCATGTCCCCGCCGCCACCTGGGGCCTGGGGGCCTATGCGGCGCTGGGCGTCTCCAGCTTCTTCGCCCTGGTCTTCCGTCACGCCCTGGCCGACGCCGCCGCTCGCGCCGCCGCCCTGCCCGGCGCGGCCTTCACGGGCTTGGCCCTGATCACCGGCTCCTTGTGGGGACAGCCGATGTGGGGGACATGGTGGGTGTGGGACGCGCGACTGACCAGCGTCCTGGTGCTGTTCCTCTTCTATCTGGGCTATATGGCGCTCAGGGCCTCCATCGACGACGAGCAGAAGGCCGGACGCGCCGCCGCCGTCCTGGGCCTGGTCGGTCTGATCAACCTGCCGATCGTCAAATTCTCGGTCGATTGGTGGAACACCCTGCACCAGCCCGCCAGCTTTCTGACCCCCGGTTCGTCGGGGCTGGACCCCGTCTATCTGCCGCCCTTCCTGACCATGCTGGCGGCCTATGGGACCCTGTTCCTGGCCCTGTGGCTGACGGCGATCCGCACCGAAATCCGCCGCCGCCGCGTCATGACCCTGCGCGCCCGTCTGGCCCAGGAAGCTTAA
- the ccmB gene encoding heme exporter protein CcmB, whose amino-acid sequence MSRPPARDQEPRPPGLRGATRVLLERELDLAWGGGGGPLLACGFFACLTALLPLAAGGDPRTLAPVAGGVAWLALALASLLSLERLFERDLEDGALDLLALGHLALEQVVLIKALSQWIAIGLPLALTAPVAALALGLPASLTPLVALTALIGGAGFAFTGALGAALALGARRGGLLIAVVVLPLFIPPVVFGAGALERAASGQPVGPALALLCAYVLFAAVVAPFAGAAAVRNAQG is encoded by the coding sequence ATGAGCCGTCCGCCTGCGCGGGATCAGGAGCCGCGTCCCCCCGGCCTGCGCGGCGCCACCCGCGTCCTGCTGGAGCGCGAGTTGGACCTGGCCTGGGGCGGGGGCGGGGGTCCGCTTCTGGCCTGCGGCTTCTTCGCCTGTCTGACCGCCCTGCTGCCGCTGGCGGCGGGCGGCGATCCGCGCACCCTGGCCCCGGTGGCGGGCGGCGTCGCCTGGCTGGCCCTGGCGCTGGCGTCCCTCTTGTCGCTGGAGCGTTTGTTCGAGCGCGATCTGGAGGACGGCGCCCTGGACCTGCTGGCGCTCGGCCATCTGGCGCTGGAGCAGGTGGTGCTGATCAAGGCCCTGTCCCAGTGGATCGCCATCGGCCTGCCCCTGGCCCTGACCGCCCCCGTCGCCGCCCTGGCCCTGGGCCTGCCGGCGTCGCTGACGCCTCTGGTCGCCCTGACCGCCCTGATCGGCGGGGCGGGTTTCGCCTTCACCGGGGCCCTGGGCGCGGCCCTGGCGCTGGGGGCCAGGCGCGGCGGCCTGCTGATCGCGGTGGTGGTCCTGCCCCTGTTCATCCCGCCCGTGGTCTTCGGCGCGGGGGCCCTGGAGCGCGCCGCCTCGGGCCAGCCTGTCGGCCCGGCCCTGGCCCTGCTTTGCGCCTATGTCCTGTTCGCCGCCGTCGTCGCCCCCTTCGCCGGGGCCGCCGCCGTTCGCAACGCGCAAGGGTGA
- the ccmA gene encoding heme ABC exporter ATP-binding protein CcmA, which yields MIHTLALSGLTVSRGERRLFDGLDLTLRAGEILTLTGANGAGKTSLLRAIAGLLRPDAGAVAFHDGDGNPLDERQARGRETHFLGHLDGLKGGRTAREELGFQCDWLGHTQYGVDHAVQAFGLAPLLDLEVRRLSAGQRRRLAMGRLVGSPRALWLLDEPMAPLDARWRTALAEQMQRHLDADGLIVAAVHDPLPLPARSLDLGGLA from the coding sequence ATGATCCATACCCTCGCCCTTTCCGGCCTGACCGTCTCGCGCGGCGAGCGGCGGCTGTTCGACGGCCTGGACCTGACGCTGCGCGCCGGCGAGATCCTGACCCTGACGGGCGCAAACGGGGCGGGCAAGACCAGCCTGTTGCGCGCCATCGCCGGCCTGCTGCGGCCCGACGCAGGCGCGGTCGCCTTCCACGACGGCGACGGCAATCCGCTGGACGAGCGGCAGGCGCGCGGCCGAGAGACCCATTTTCTGGGCCATCTGGACGGGCTGAAGGGCGGACGCACGGCGCGCGAGGAACTGGGATTTCAGTGCGACTGGCTGGGCCACACCCAATATGGGGTCGATCACGCCGTTCAGGCCTTTGGCCTGGCCCCGCTGCTGGACCTCGAGGTGCGCCGTCTGTCCGCCGGCCAGCGTCGCCGCCTGGCCATGGGCCGGCTGGTCGGATCGCCCCGCGCCCTCTGGCTGCTGGACGAACCCATGGCGCCGCTGGACGCCCGCTGGCGCACGGCCTTGGCCGAACAGATGCAGCGCCACCTGGACGCCGACGGCCTGATCGTCGCCGCCGTCCACGATCCCCTGCCCCTGCCCGCGCGCAGCCTGGACCTGGGAGGCCTGGCATGA